One window of the Archaeoglobus sulfaticallidus PM70-1 genome contains the following:
- a CDS encoding Dph6-related ATP pyrophosphatase, with translation MIVAMWSGGKDSCLAVHRMLRNGNEVSKLICMLDEDNQSRAHGFYKIALERQLKALQIDGVFGNSSWEGYKSEFKRLMNGLKAEKVVFGDIFLEEHRVWLEQVCDEVNVEPVFPLWKEDTEKLAREFLSEGYTAYIVSVRKDLGLDEYLGRKFSDEIIDELMSLGVDPCGELGEFHTFVTDGPMFVKPVEFEFGNVVEREKYKQIQIL, from the coding sequence ATGATTGTGGCGATGTGGAGTGGTGGAAAGGATTCATGCTTGGCAGTTCACAGAATGCTCAGGAATGGGAACGAAGTATCCAAGCTGATTTGCATGCTTGACGAGGATAACCAGTCAAGGGCGCACGGCTTCTACAAAATTGCCTTAGAGAGGCAGTTGAAAGCTCTACAGATAGATGGAGTTTTTGGAAATTCAAGCTGGGAGGGCTACAAATCTGAGTTCAAAAGGTTAATGAATGGGTTGAAAGCTGAGAAGGTTGTCTTCGGGGACATATTTCTTGAAGAACACAGGGTGTGGCTTGAACAGGTTTGCGATGAGGTGAATGTTGAACCAGTATTTCCGCTCTGGAAGGAGGATACCGAAAAGCTCGCGAGAGAGTTTCTGTCTGAGGGATATACAGCCTACATCGTCTCTGTAAGGAAGGATCTCGGGCTGGATGAATACCTCGGCAGGAAATTCTCCGATGAGATAATCGATGAACTAATGTCCTTGGGAGTGGATCCCTGCGGGGAGCTTGGAGAGTTCCATACCTTTGTGACTGATGGGCCCATGTTCGTGAAACCAGTTGAATTCGAGTTTGGAAATGTTGTTGAGAGGGAGAAGTACAAACAGATTCAGATACTCTGA